DNA from Mesobacillus boroniphilus:
GGATTTGCATAATTAAATCAACAAACCTTTTTAAGATTTAACCACTTCTTTATTGAAGAATTTTACATCTATATTTAGACTTATCTAAAAATATAATTATATTAGCATAAATATTATTATAGTAATGTCTAAAATCATTTATTTCTTTATTGGCCTGTCCTTAATCGCTCTACTTGGCTGTGAAAATTTCGGCCCCGAAGAACCTATGGAATTTGAGCTGTTGGACGGGCCATTGGACGGATTGTCCGTAAGCGAGCAACAACTGTTTTTAGCTGGCGATATTGCTTTCAATGATGATGTTTTTACCGTTGAAAAAGGCCTTGGTCCCTTGTTTGTTGGTACCAGCTGTGCAAGTTGCCATTCAGGGGATGGCAAGGGTCATCCTTTCAATCAACTTGTCAGGTTTGGCAACAATAACTTAAACTTACCCTCGATGTTATCCCTTGGTGATGGCAGGAACCAAAT
Protein-coding regions in this window:
- a CDS encoding di-heme oxidoredictase family protein, translated to MSKIIYFFIGLSLIALLGCENFGPEEPMEFELLDGPLDGLSVSEQQLFLAGDIAFNDDVFTVEKGLGPLFVGTSCASCHSGDGKGHPFNQLVRFGNNNLNLPSMLSLGDGRNQ